In a genomic window of Pedobacter sp. KBS0701:
- a CDS encoding outer membrane beta-barrel protein codes for MKPKLIIMALLCAVSWRSYAQTEKGRGFVGGSLSFGTSKQNSSSPSLNTFTLTPRGGYFLSNNFAIGLEIPLNLSKLRGENYIAWNEEYGYYEEQRGVKEFSLGFSPFVRKYIDVKDRFKFFMQANLLLQVNTFNRIDDEGYLIRTDAKIKGWGASISPGFSYFISKHAALEFSLPVVSFFHQNYYAEESLYNYNKTNNLKLALQNFTPTLTINYHF; via the coding sequence ATGAAACCTAAATTAATCATTATGGCACTCCTATGCGCCGTTAGTTGGCGCAGCTATGCCCAAACTGAAAAAGGAAGAGGCTTTGTTGGAGGAAGCCTGAGTTTTGGAACTTCCAAACAAAACAGCTCATCGCCCAGTTTAAACACTTTTACCTTAACGCCAAGGGGAGGCTATTTTTTATCCAATAATTTTGCCATAGGCTTGGAAATCCCTTTAAATCTTTCAAAACTCAGGGGTGAAAATTATATCGCATGGAATGAAGAATACGGATATTACGAAGAACAGCGTGGAGTAAAGGAATTTAGCCTTGGTTTTTCTCCTTTCGTACGCAAATACATCGACGTTAAAGATCGTTTTAAGTTTTTCATGCAAGCCAATCTGCTCCTACAGGTAAATACTTTTAACCGCATTGATGATGAAGGTTACCTGATCCGAACAGATGCTAAAATAAAGGGATGGGGTGCAAGCATAAGTCCTGGCTTTAGTTATTTCATATCAAAACATGCTGCATTGGAGTTTTCATTACCGGTTGTATCTTTCTTTCATCAAAATTACTATGCGGAAGAATCGCTCTACAATTACAACAAAACCAATAACCTGAAACTCGCCCTGCAAAATTTCACACCAACACTTACCATCAATTATCACTTTTAA
- a CDS encoding M60 family metallopeptidase: protein MPDTGKFVSAFYTTNEAPNIVATHRLAPQVEVSTTVIMSSALGKGQIFAIGSSEYFESKLLSDHNVQKLLKNILENVSTPPKKLKVAVTKTADAALLNALKANKVKVYIADGSKLQSGTDIYFLTNDVKDTTELKAIEKYISDGGSLVYGSPYPGIFKHRDQTKSYLNDLVKINSLLAKAGIFNAYSLIQANHINDTLNLKDVPFYLSVKAIFKQLANPAFKAIDPTEYAYGMEPNLELTFSNNADTSQIIKKLKSILAISDTLAVPTLKNPIDISTPAKKAGYQFSKYLFDKSHNIDKATDFVYPESKSFPGEVPKNAKRTVEQINIDVKVGSQGLADPYPDYYRLHSTGVYVPAGEKVSIVVDPKYKNQHLKAQIGIHNDDLKHMDNLVRAGFDLTRSFELDKDTTTVFSPYGGLLYIKISDSCTLKSITITASAVVKAPYYKLEKNTLAEWETIKNNPAPWAELATNNIILTVPSYRIKNLKNPESLMKFWDQVMDADADLANINRNRTHPERIIIDNQVAYGYMYTVWDKIVAPDDQSCAWMLDEKIVGTKGSWGHFHELGHRHQFWGLDMDEVSEVTTNLYSIYVYDKVLKKGLYNHDAIRNKEEVEKKIQSYLQNQPTFEKWGKDPFLALSMYIQIIENFGWDSIIKANKIYREMDPSKYYDHPLSNQQRIDLWYTTICKTTNANLSSFFEVWKIPVSEKAKSNTRNYKTWLPTELVAYLPH from the coding sequence ATGCCCGATACAGGCAAATTTGTTTCGGCGTTTTATACCACTAACGAAGCACCTAATATCGTAGCAACACACAGGCTCGCCCCACAGGTAGAAGTTTCAACTACAGTGATCATGAGCAGTGCCTTAGGTAAAGGACAGATTTTTGCTATAGGCTCATCCGAGTATTTTGAAAGCAAATTATTGAGCGATCATAATGTCCAAAAACTATTAAAAAACATACTCGAAAATGTAAGCACTCCCCCTAAAAAACTTAAAGTAGCTGTAACCAAAACAGCTGATGCGGCGTTGCTCAATGCATTAAAAGCCAACAAGGTTAAAGTTTACATAGCAGATGGAAGTAAATTACAGTCCGGTACCGACATTTACTTTTTAACAAATGATGTAAAAGATACAACGGAACTTAAAGCCATTGAAAAATACATATCTGATGGTGGAAGTTTGGTATACGGTTCCCCCTATCCGGGTATTTTTAAACATCGCGACCAAACTAAGTCCTACCTCAACGACCTGGTTAAAATAAACAGTTTGCTCGCCAAGGCAGGGATATTTAATGCCTATAGTTTAATTCAGGCAAATCACATTAACGATACCTTAAATTTAAAAGATGTTCCTTTTTATCTTAGTGTGAAAGCTATCTTTAAACAGTTGGCAAACCCTGCTTTTAAAGCCATTGATCCAACTGAGTATGCTTATGGAATGGAGCCAAATCTTGAACTTACCTTTTCAAACAATGCTGATACCAGTCAAATCATCAAAAAGTTAAAATCCATTTTAGCGATTAGTGATACATTAGCTGTTCCAACGCTCAAAAATCCAATTGATATTTCTACGCCGGCGAAAAAAGCAGGTTATCAATTTTCAAAATATCTTTTTGACAAAAGCCATAATATAGATAAAGCGACAGATTTTGTTTACCCGGAAAGTAAATCATTTCCAGGCGAAGTGCCTAAAAACGCAAAAAGGACTGTTGAGCAGATCAATATAGATGTAAAAGTAGGATCGCAGGGATTAGCAGACCCCTATCCGGATTATTATAGGCTGCACAGTACCGGTGTTTACGTACCAGCAGGTGAGAAAGTCAGCATTGTGGTCGATCCTAAATACAAAAATCAACATTTAAAAGCTCAGATCGGTATCCACAACGATGATTTAAAACACATGGATAATCTGGTAAGGGCCGGTTTTGATTTAACCAGATCATTCGAACTGGATAAAGATACGACAACCGTTTTTTCACCTTATGGCGGACTGTTATACATCAAGATTTCGGATAGTTGTACGCTAAAATCAATCACTATTACAGCAAGTGCTGTGGTTAAGGCGCCTTATTACAAGTTAGAAAAGAATACCCTTGCCGAATGGGAAACGATTAAAAATAACCCTGCACCATGGGCTGAACTTGCCACCAATAACATTATTCTTACCGTTCCCTCTTATCGGATCAAAAACTTGAAAAATCCGGAATCGTTAATGAAATTCTGGGATCAGGTTATGGATGCTGATGCCGATCTGGCCAACATTAACAGGAACAGAACACATCCAGAAAGGATCATTATTGATAACCAGGTTGCCTACGGTTATATGTATACCGTCTGGGATAAAATTGTGGCACCCGATGATCAAAGTTGCGCCTGGATGCTTGATGAAAAAATTGTAGGCACAAAAGGAAGCTGGGGGCACTTTCATGAGTTGGGGCATCGCCATCAATTTTGGGGCCTTGATATGGACGAAGTTAGTGAAGTAACCACCAATCTTTACTCGATTTACGTGTATGATAAAGTGCTGAAAAAAGGACTTTATAACCATGATGCGATCCGAAATAAAGAGGAAGTGGAGAAAAAAATTCAAAGTTACCTTCAAAATCAGCCTACTTTTGAAAAATGGGGAAAAGATCCGTTTCTAGCATTAAGTATGTACATCCAGATCATTGAAAATTTTGGCTGGGACTCTATCATCAAAGCCAACAAAATATACCGCGAAATGGATCCTAGCAAATACTACGACCATCCGCTGAGTAACCAACAACGGATCGATCTCTGGTATACAACGATCTGTAAAACGACTAATGCCAATTTATCTTCCTTTTTCGAAGTCTGGAAAATACCGGTGAGTGAAAAAGCAAAAAGCAATACACGCAACTATAAAACCTGGCTCCCAACCGAGCTTGTTGCTTACCTTCCACATTAA